A portion of the Drosophila sechellia strain sech25 chromosome 2R, ASM438219v1, whole genome shotgun sequence genome contains these proteins:
- the LOC6609151 gene encoding zinc finger protein 423 homolog isoform X1 — MMALKMLYRGPSSRLENLIEKIQATKDITNNDMYSTHTSSSYSPSISDGTMTPNSHHLTGAPIAAGQDDHPTEGKINGGADGDDLPKPKRLPHFHHHHHHHYHHQQALKIANKLRKINKEAKMGVTACAGSTGAASKFDKLTGEGIKSRGDGSYQCQFCEKTFPRLGYLKHHVQSHAEHLPFKCEYCSKLFKHKRSRDRHKKLHTNERNYKCPHCEAAFSRSDHLKIHMKTHDIQKPFQCSMCNRGYNTAAALTSHMQKHKKNAAILAAGGNPNALNYSPRSTGSASASVSSNGSLQKRRYALALASDSSPSRLDFPKRSRSNHVGGTTTTATPTPLLRCSYCPKVTEFSSLEQLNAHLQSVHEQPQPQAVKTPVQEGEGFQLSCEYCTMKFGNIAGLFQHMRSTHMDRLSSPNSYYEHFNRLATAGTFSPRLALDLPKIKPDLGSPERESRPAEDDLPTDLSSNKRRPMTPNPQAQTPLAPPSAPPGVFFCNQCNAGLPDFESFRNHLKSHIAEGMQLVCPHCGMSLPEQSEFERHVVGHFLITGSEFNCSSSCGKSFAKSEDLQQHLLSEHVLTLLKCSLCSELCESRMAMQLHLACAHSQETKLLRCSACLELFRSDAEFHVHVKTRHQLGGHPTLGATSSAPTNPLQCMFCRAVCSSELEMHFHLAAHARQFRCPSCPETFHVEFLLDRHMQSQHGGVKDKEANSPNMGSLYVNALLPPLAAAAAAAAATNNNSSIIDYNVAFKGLFGGASGGAGSGGGGAQSGGAPPSGNKFYSPLQVDTNALKAQTSPHPALMYGLSQRYLMEMYAAKSTSPSGNEGVGNSQPPAPQATAPPPPNASTATFSCGMCERQDLRSEAELHSHRKLAHNLKTGVSLRCAYCAGNFKSRAELEQHMKSCHNSTGKHKCLICDEVFPSPAILAEHKLQHSKVGQSGKCSHCGQPLEDVAAFRAHLSEHGSDGASLPLACICCRQTLHSEFELSLHAKFHTKSSSSGGSLQEPVCALCLEPLPDATEGPAKLCDKCCRKHNLNGKRGKHSEPATSLPAPPSAFVENRCNLCKMILPHAQKLQEHLVEHTFAGTEQRGFNCYICSAVFTAPGGLLNHMGEHGAHSRPYDCNLCPEKFFFRAELEHHQRGHELRPQARPPAAKVELTSIRNSSPGQSPVRSPTIVKQELYETDTVESGGVQDEPENQPDEEEYIEVEQMPHETRPSEIGSQLERSTSSA; from the exons ATGATGGCCCTAAAGATGTTATATCGTGGTCCCAGTTCGCGTTTGGAGAATCTAATTGAAAAGATCCAGGCCACAAAGGACATCACCAATAACG ATATGTACAGCACCCACACATCGTCCAGTTATTCGCCTAGCATTTCTGACGGCACAATGACTCCCAATTCACACCACTTGACCGGAGCTCCAATCGCCGCCGGTCAGGATGATCATCCGACTGAGGGCAAGATCAATGGTGGTGCTGATGGCGATGATTTGCCCAAGCCAAAACGTTTGCCACACttccatcaccaccaccatcatcattaCCATCATCAACAGGCGCTGAAAATAGCCAACAAGCTGCGCAAAATCAATAAGGAAGCCAAAATGGGAGTTACCGCATGTGCGGGATCCACTGGAGCAGCATCCAAGTTTGATAAGTTGACAGGAGAGGGGATTAAAAGTCGCGGCGACGGATCCTACCAGTGCCAGTTCTGCGAAAAGACATTTCCACGTCTCGGCTACTTGAAGCATCACGTACAG AGCCACGCTGAACACCTGCCTTTCAAATGCGAATACTGCTCCAAGCTCTTCAAGCACAAGCGATCCCGAGATCGCCATAAGAAACTGCATACCAACGAGCGGAACTACAAGTGTCCGCACTGCGAGGCAGCTTTTTCCAGAAG TGACCACTTGAAGATCCACATGAAGACCCATGACATACAGAAGCCCTTCCAGTGCAGCATGTGCAACAGGGGCTATAATACAGCTGCTGCTCTAACCTCGCACATGCAAAAGCACAAGAAGAATGCAGCCATCCTGGCAGCCGGTGGCAATCCGAATGCCCTCAACTATAGTCCTCGGTCCACGGGTTCGGCCTCGGCATCGGTGTCCAGCAATGGTAGTCTGCAGAAGAGGAGATATGCCTTGGCTTTGGCATCAGATAGTAGCCCCAGTAGACTGGATTTCCCGAAGAGATCGAGGAGTAATCATGTGGGAGGCACTACCACCACAGCCACACCCACTCCCTTGCTCAGATGCAGCTACTGTCCCAAGGTCACGGAGTTTAGTAGCCTGGAACAACTCAATGCCCATCTACAGAGTGTCCACGAACAACCGCAACCACAGGCTGTAAAGACTCCAGTTCAGGAGGGCGAAGGCTTTCAGCTGAGCTGTGAGTACTGCACCATGAAGTTTGGCAATATCGCCGGACTTTTTCAGCACATGAGAAGCACTCACATGGACCGATTGAGCAGTCCGAACTCCTACTACGAGCACTTCAATCGCCTGGCCACCGCTGGCACTTTCAGTCCCCGACTGGCTTTGGACTTGCCCAAAATCAAACCGGATTTGGGAAGTCCGGAGCGGGAATCGCGACCTGCTGAGGACGATCTGCCCACAGATTTGAGCAGCAACAAGCGGCGACCAATGACACCCAATCCCCAAGCCCAGACTCCACTAGCTCCGCCCTCTGCACCACCGGGCGTATTTTTCTGCAATCAGTGCAACGCTGGACTGCCGGATTTCGAGAGCTTTAGGAACCATCTGAAGAGTCACATTGCCGAGGGCATGCAGCTGGTTTGTCCGCATTGCGGAATGAGTTTGCCGGAGCAATCGGAGTTTGAGCGCCATGTGGTGGGTCACTTCCTCATCACGGGCTCGGAGTTCAACTGCAGCTCGAGCTGCGGAAAGAGTTTTGCCAAATCGGAGGATCTGCAGCAACATTTACTGTCCGAGCACGTCCTAACCCTGCTGAAGTGTTCTTTGTGCTCGGAGCTTTGCGAAAGCCGAATGGCCATGCAGCTGCATCTGGCCTGTGCGCACAGTCAGGAAACCAAGCTTCTCCGCTGCAGCGCCTGTCTGGAGCTCTTCCGCTCCGATGCTGAGTTTCATGTGCATGTGAAGACGCGCCATCAGTTGGGCGGCCATCCCACTTTGGGCGCCACTTCTAGTGCTCCCACTAATCCGCTACAATGCATGTTCTGCCGAGCAGTTTGCTCTTCCGAGCTGGAAATGCACTTCCATTTGGCCGCACATGCACGCCAGTTTAGATGCCCTTCCTGCCCGGAGACCTTCCATGTGGAGTTTCTGCTGGATCGGCATATGCAGAGTCAGCATGGTGGCGTCAAGGACAAGGAGGCCAACTCGCCCAACATGGGCAGTCTCTATGTGAATGCCTTGCTACCACCCttggcggcagcggcggctgcggcggcggcCACAAACAATAACAGCAGCATCATCGACTACAATGTGGCATTTAAGGGTTTATTTGGAGGAGCTTCTGGTGGAGCCGGTTCCGGAGGAGGTGGAGCTCAATCTGGCGGAGCACCGCCATCGGGTAACAAATTCTACAGCCCTCTTCAGGTAGACACCAATGCACTGAAGGCGCAAACATCTCCGCATCCGGCTTTAATGTACGGCCTGAGCCAGCGATATCTGATGGAGATGTATGCTGCCAAGTCCACATCGCCCTCGGGAAATGAGGGAGTTGGAAACTCGCAGCCACCGGCTCCTCAAGCCacggcaccaccaccaccaaatGCCAGCACTGCCACTTTCAGTTGCGGAATGTGCGAACGACAGGACTTGCGCAGCGAGGCGGAACTACACTCCCATCGCAAATTGGCCCACAATCTGAAGACGGGCGTCAGCCTGAGATGTGCCTACTGTGCGGGCAACTTTAAGTCTCGGGCAGAACTGGAGCAGCACATGAAGAGCTGTCACAATTCGACGGGTAAGCACAAGTGCTTGATATGCGATGAGGTGTTTCCCTCACCAGCCATTCTGGCGGAGCACAAGCTCCAACACTCGAAGGTGGGTCAGTCCGGAAAGTGTTCCCACTGTGGACAACCCCTCGAGGATGTGGCCGCCTTTAGGGCTCATCTATCCGAACATGGAAGCGATGGTGCCTCCTTGCCACTAGCCTGCATTTGCTGCCGGCAGACGTTGCATTCGGAATTTGAGCTGAGTCTGCATGCCAAATTCCACACAAAGTCCTCCTCGAGTGGAGGAAGTCTGCAGGAGCCAGTGTGTGCCCTGTGCTTGGAACCCCTACCAGATGCCACCGAGGGTCCAGCCAAACTCTGTGACAAGTGCTGCCGTAAGCATAACCTAAATGGAAAGCGTGGCAAGCACTCGGAGCCTGCGACATCTCTGCCAGCTCCGCCGTCGGCGTTTGTGGAAAACCGCTGCAACCTGTGCAAGATGATCCTGCCACATGCCCAGAAGCTTCAGGAACATCTGGTGGAGCACACCTTCGCCGGCACCGAACAGCGTGGCTTTAATTGCTACATCTGCTCGGCAGTTTTCACCGCACCGGGAGGACTACTCAACCACATGGGCGAACACGGAGCCCATTCTCGACCCTACGATTGTAATCTCTGCCCGGAGAAATTCTTCTTCCGAGCTGAGTTGGAGCACCACCAAAGGGGTCATGAGCTGAGACCGCAGGCACGACCTCCAGCAGCAAAAGTGGAGCTAACATCCATTCGGAACAGTTCACCCGGCCAGAGTCCGGTGAGAAGTCCCACCATTGTCAAACAAGAGCTATACGAAACGGATACCGTCGAGTCCGGCGGAGTGCAAGATGAACCGGAGAATCAGCCAGATGAAGAGGAGTACATTGAAGTAGAACAAATGCCGCATGAGACACGTCCAAGTGAGATTGGGTCGCAATTGGAAAGGTCCACCAGCAGCGcctaa
- the LOC6609151 gene encoding zinc finger protein 423 homolog isoform X2 — protein MYSTHTSSSYSPSISDGTMTPNSHHLTGAPIAAGQDDHPTEGKINGGADGDDLPKPKRLPHFHHHHHHHYHHQQALKIANKLRKINKEAKMGVTACAGSTGAASKFDKLTGEGIKSRGDGSYQCQFCEKTFPRLGYLKHHVQSHAEHLPFKCEYCSKLFKHKRSRDRHKKLHTNERNYKCPHCEAAFSRSDHLKIHMKTHDIQKPFQCSMCNRGYNTAAALTSHMQKHKKNAAILAAGGNPNALNYSPRSTGSASASVSSNGSLQKRRYALALASDSSPSRLDFPKRSRSNHVGGTTTTATPTPLLRCSYCPKVTEFSSLEQLNAHLQSVHEQPQPQAVKTPVQEGEGFQLSCEYCTMKFGNIAGLFQHMRSTHMDRLSSPNSYYEHFNRLATAGTFSPRLALDLPKIKPDLGSPERESRPAEDDLPTDLSSNKRRPMTPNPQAQTPLAPPSAPPGVFFCNQCNAGLPDFESFRNHLKSHIAEGMQLVCPHCGMSLPEQSEFERHVVGHFLITGSEFNCSSSCGKSFAKSEDLQQHLLSEHVLTLLKCSLCSELCESRMAMQLHLACAHSQETKLLRCSACLELFRSDAEFHVHVKTRHQLGGHPTLGATSSAPTNPLQCMFCRAVCSSELEMHFHLAAHARQFRCPSCPETFHVEFLLDRHMQSQHGGVKDKEANSPNMGSLYVNALLPPLAAAAAAAAATNNNSSIIDYNVAFKGLFGGASGGAGSGGGGAQSGGAPPSGNKFYSPLQVDTNALKAQTSPHPALMYGLSQRYLMEMYAAKSTSPSGNEGVGNSQPPAPQATAPPPPNASTATFSCGMCERQDLRSEAELHSHRKLAHNLKTGVSLRCAYCAGNFKSRAELEQHMKSCHNSTGKHKCLICDEVFPSPAILAEHKLQHSKVGQSGKCSHCGQPLEDVAAFRAHLSEHGSDGASLPLACICCRQTLHSEFELSLHAKFHTKSSSSGGSLQEPVCALCLEPLPDATEGPAKLCDKCCRKHNLNGKRGKHSEPATSLPAPPSAFVENRCNLCKMILPHAQKLQEHLVEHTFAGTEQRGFNCYICSAVFTAPGGLLNHMGEHGAHSRPYDCNLCPEKFFFRAELEHHQRGHELRPQARPPAAKVELTSIRNSSPGQSPVRSPTIVKQELYETDTVESGGVQDEPENQPDEEEYIEVEQMPHETRPSEIGSQLERSTSSA, from the exons ATGTACAGCACCCACACATCGTCCAGTTATTCGCCTAGCATTTCTGACGGCACAATGACTCCCAATTCACACCACTTGACCGGAGCTCCAATCGCCGCCGGTCAGGATGATCATCCGACTGAGGGCAAGATCAATGGTGGTGCTGATGGCGATGATTTGCCCAAGCCAAAACGTTTGCCACACttccatcaccaccaccatcatcattaCCATCATCAACAGGCGCTGAAAATAGCCAACAAGCTGCGCAAAATCAATAAGGAAGCCAAAATGGGAGTTACCGCATGTGCGGGATCCACTGGAGCAGCATCCAAGTTTGATAAGTTGACAGGAGAGGGGATTAAAAGTCGCGGCGACGGATCCTACCAGTGCCAGTTCTGCGAAAAGACATTTCCACGTCTCGGCTACTTGAAGCATCACGTACAG AGCCACGCTGAACACCTGCCTTTCAAATGCGAATACTGCTCCAAGCTCTTCAAGCACAAGCGATCCCGAGATCGCCATAAGAAACTGCATACCAACGAGCGGAACTACAAGTGTCCGCACTGCGAGGCAGCTTTTTCCAGAAG TGACCACTTGAAGATCCACATGAAGACCCATGACATACAGAAGCCCTTCCAGTGCAGCATGTGCAACAGGGGCTATAATACAGCTGCTGCTCTAACCTCGCACATGCAAAAGCACAAGAAGAATGCAGCCATCCTGGCAGCCGGTGGCAATCCGAATGCCCTCAACTATAGTCCTCGGTCCACGGGTTCGGCCTCGGCATCGGTGTCCAGCAATGGTAGTCTGCAGAAGAGGAGATATGCCTTGGCTTTGGCATCAGATAGTAGCCCCAGTAGACTGGATTTCCCGAAGAGATCGAGGAGTAATCATGTGGGAGGCACTACCACCACAGCCACACCCACTCCCTTGCTCAGATGCAGCTACTGTCCCAAGGTCACGGAGTTTAGTAGCCTGGAACAACTCAATGCCCATCTACAGAGTGTCCACGAACAACCGCAACCACAGGCTGTAAAGACTCCAGTTCAGGAGGGCGAAGGCTTTCAGCTGAGCTGTGAGTACTGCACCATGAAGTTTGGCAATATCGCCGGACTTTTTCAGCACATGAGAAGCACTCACATGGACCGATTGAGCAGTCCGAACTCCTACTACGAGCACTTCAATCGCCTGGCCACCGCTGGCACTTTCAGTCCCCGACTGGCTTTGGACTTGCCCAAAATCAAACCGGATTTGGGAAGTCCGGAGCGGGAATCGCGACCTGCTGAGGACGATCTGCCCACAGATTTGAGCAGCAACAAGCGGCGACCAATGACACCCAATCCCCAAGCCCAGACTCCACTAGCTCCGCCCTCTGCACCACCGGGCGTATTTTTCTGCAATCAGTGCAACGCTGGACTGCCGGATTTCGAGAGCTTTAGGAACCATCTGAAGAGTCACATTGCCGAGGGCATGCAGCTGGTTTGTCCGCATTGCGGAATGAGTTTGCCGGAGCAATCGGAGTTTGAGCGCCATGTGGTGGGTCACTTCCTCATCACGGGCTCGGAGTTCAACTGCAGCTCGAGCTGCGGAAAGAGTTTTGCCAAATCGGAGGATCTGCAGCAACATTTACTGTCCGAGCACGTCCTAACCCTGCTGAAGTGTTCTTTGTGCTCGGAGCTTTGCGAAAGCCGAATGGCCATGCAGCTGCATCTGGCCTGTGCGCACAGTCAGGAAACCAAGCTTCTCCGCTGCAGCGCCTGTCTGGAGCTCTTCCGCTCCGATGCTGAGTTTCATGTGCATGTGAAGACGCGCCATCAGTTGGGCGGCCATCCCACTTTGGGCGCCACTTCTAGTGCTCCCACTAATCCGCTACAATGCATGTTCTGCCGAGCAGTTTGCTCTTCCGAGCTGGAAATGCACTTCCATTTGGCCGCACATGCACGCCAGTTTAGATGCCCTTCCTGCCCGGAGACCTTCCATGTGGAGTTTCTGCTGGATCGGCATATGCAGAGTCAGCATGGTGGCGTCAAGGACAAGGAGGCCAACTCGCCCAACATGGGCAGTCTCTATGTGAATGCCTTGCTACCACCCttggcggcagcggcggctgcggcggcggcCACAAACAATAACAGCAGCATCATCGACTACAATGTGGCATTTAAGGGTTTATTTGGAGGAGCTTCTGGTGGAGCCGGTTCCGGAGGAGGTGGAGCTCAATCTGGCGGAGCACCGCCATCGGGTAACAAATTCTACAGCCCTCTTCAGGTAGACACCAATGCACTGAAGGCGCAAACATCTCCGCATCCGGCTTTAATGTACGGCCTGAGCCAGCGATATCTGATGGAGATGTATGCTGCCAAGTCCACATCGCCCTCGGGAAATGAGGGAGTTGGAAACTCGCAGCCACCGGCTCCTCAAGCCacggcaccaccaccaccaaatGCCAGCACTGCCACTTTCAGTTGCGGAATGTGCGAACGACAGGACTTGCGCAGCGAGGCGGAACTACACTCCCATCGCAAATTGGCCCACAATCTGAAGACGGGCGTCAGCCTGAGATGTGCCTACTGTGCGGGCAACTTTAAGTCTCGGGCAGAACTGGAGCAGCACATGAAGAGCTGTCACAATTCGACGGGTAAGCACAAGTGCTTGATATGCGATGAGGTGTTTCCCTCACCAGCCATTCTGGCGGAGCACAAGCTCCAACACTCGAAGGTGGGTCAGTCCGGAAAGTGTTCCCACTGTGGACAACCCCTCGAGGATGTGGCCGCCTTTAGGGCTCATCTATCCGAACATGGAAGCGATGGTGCCTCCTTGCCACTAGCCTGCATTTGCTGCCGGCAGACGTTGCATTCGGAATTTGAGCTGAGTCTGCATGCCAAATTCCACACAAAGTCCTCCTCGAGTGGAGGAAGTCTGCAGGAGCCAGTGTGTGCCCTGTGCTTGGAACCCCTACCAGATGCCACCGAGGGTCCAGCCAAACTCTGTGACAAGTGCTGCCGTAAGCATAACCTAAATGGAAAGCGTGGCAAGCACTCGGAGCCTGCGACATCTCTGCCAGCTCCGCCGTCGGCGTTTGTGGAAAACCGCTGCAACCTGTGCAAGATGATCCTGCCACATGCCCAGAAGCTTCAGGAACATCTGGTGGAGCACACCTTCGCCGGCACCGAACAGCGTGGCTTTAATTGCTACATCTGCTCGGCAGTTTTCACCGCACCGGGAGGACTACTCAACCACATGGGCGAACACGGAGCCCATTCTCGACCCTACGATTGTAATCTCTGCCCGGAGAAATTCTTCTTCCGAGCTGAGTTGGAGCACCACCAAAGGGGTCATGAGCTGAGACCGCAGGCACGACCTCCAGCAGCAAAAGTGGAGCTAACATCCATTCGGAACAGTTCACCCGGCCAGAGTCCGGTGAGAAGTCCCACCATTGTCAAACAAGAGCTATACGAAACGGATACCGTCGAGTCCGGCGGAGTGCAAGATGAACCGGAGAATCAGCCAGATGAAGAGGAGTACATTGAAGTAGAACAAATGCCGCATGAGACACGTCCAAGTGAGATTGGGTCGCAATTGGAAAGGTCCACCAGCAGCGcctaa
- the LOC6609152 gene encoding capon-like protein has translation MLISCKCSNFVASTSKLQRSNSSSGAGGRVGSADVASGDVPTAILLSQVFQQKYPLDFVFYSHIMEFFKHAYGPIPDLTVAVINQRELLYGLTIEAAGQSWQLSLCINCKEVLCAKRLTAGAGATPTLYLINCTLLTSSEELAQRKSNKAFSETFELLIMDHTGSDSGSTRPTSGLSNSASSLSIGSLSANPTDARVQRLRMIQAHQQARLQEEIVETNERIERYTRTQFQLLNSFREKSDQDCALLFKVIRALPEQASELLDRAMLPALDVAANQPQSATARRRNTISSRRELNGGPTTPTTTLTHPPNFLTLNQQPQQQLLAQQQQQQLQAQQQQQQQAPQSVSVSRKMSHFDTPPATPEATPMSVGNSPTFRQQSAAGGAGGPPTQTLTPNGVGQSSANEDADDCLFDLEDVDAPVPVQSVPVPSYPRSLIYQQQHQHNPFQQLSQQNGLRSVLDDEAADEAEDALDPDSSISIPVRSGGRPSHAQLMNFARSLPIEIANTTLAERAAVANNNNFGQGCEEAMDNIDIAASIQALTRSVHGEAVFGDLPRPRLRSQIEG, from the exons ATGTTGATCTCGTGCAAATGCTCGAATTTCGTTGCTTCGACTTCGAAATTGCagcgcagcaacagcagcagcggcgcagGGGGCCGCGTGGGCAGTGCAGATGTCGCCAGCGGCGATGTACCCACCGCGATCCTCCTGTCGCAGGTGTTCCAGCAGAAGTATCCACTGGACTTCGTCTTCTACAGCCATATCATGGAGTTCTTTAAACAC GCCTATGGTCCCATTCCAGACCTCACCGTGGCTGTGATTAACCAGCGGGAGCTGTTGTATGGTCTCACCATTGAAGCCGCAGGCCAGAGTTGGCAGCTGAGCCTGTGCATCAACTGCAAGGAGGTGCTGTGCGCCAAGCGATTGACGGCGGGCGccggtgccacgcccacactctACCTCATCAACTGCACGCTGTTGACCAGCAGCGAGGAGCTGGCTCAAAGGAAGTCCAACAAAGCCTTCTCGGAGACCTTCGAGCTGCTGATCATGGATCACACTGGCAGTGACTCTGGATCCACTCGACCCACCAGTGGACTATCCAACTCCGCATCGAGTCTGAGCATTGGTTCGCTGTCTGCCAATCCCACGGATGCCAGGGTGCAGAGATTGAGAATGATACAAGCGCACCAGCAGGCTCGATTGCAGGAGGAGATTGTGGAGACAAACGAGAGAATCGAGCGGTATACGCGCACTCAGTTCCAGTTGCTGAACAGTTTCCGGGAGAAATCGGATCAGGACTGCGCGTTGCTTTTCAAAGTTATTCGCGCGTTGCCCGAGCAGGCCTCGGAGCTACTCGATCGTGCCATGCTTCCCGCCCTCGATGTGGCGGCCAATCAGCCGCAGAGTGCCACTGCCCGGCGCAGGAACACCATCAGCAGCCGGCGGGAGTTGAATGGTGGTCCCACCACACCCACTACTACGTTGACACATCCGCCCAACTTCCTAACGCTGAaccagcagccgcagcaacagttgctggcgcaacaacagcagcaacagttgcaggcgcaacagcagcagcagcagcaggcccCGCAGAGTGTCTCGGTGTCCAGGAAGATGTCTCACTTTGACACACCGCCCGCCACCCCAGAAGCCACGCCCATGAGCGTGGGCAACAGCCCCACCTTCCGGCAGCAATCGGCAGCCGGCGGAGCTGGTGGTCCACCCACCCAGACGTTGACCCCAAATGGAGTGGGTCAGTCCAGTGCTAACGAAGATGCAGATGACTGCCTGTTCGATCTGGAGGATGTGGATGCTCCAGTGCCGGTTCAGTCCGTGCCCGTGCCTAGCTACCCGCGCAGCCTAAtctaccagcagcagcatcagcacaATCCCTTCCAGCAGCTGAGCCAACAAAATGGCCTACGAAGCGTACTTGATGACGAAGCTGCGGATGAAGCTGAAG ATGCTCTGGACCCGGATAGCTCCATTTCCATACCGGTGCGAAGTGGAGGGCGTCCCAGCCATGCGCAGTTGATGAACTTCGCTCGGAGTCTGCCCATCGAGATAGCCAACACCACGCTGGCCGAGAGAGCTGCTGtggccaacaacaataactTCGGGCAGGGCTGCGAGGAG GCAATGGACAACATCGACATAGCGGCCAGCATCCAAGCGCTGACCAGAAGTGTCCATGGCGAGGCTGTTTTTGGGGACTTGCCACGGCCCCGCCTGCGATCTCAGATCGAGGGCTAG